From the Phaeodactylum tricornutum CCAP 1055/1 chromosome 24, whole genome shotgun sequence genome, one window contains:
- the hHrd1 gene encoding predicted protein, whose amino-acid sequence MTIIPMDDHGNDDDHDEQRLQRERERAVEQMLWAQEQAEQQDQRQSAHDPNPTRLPPPDDPAVPFPPLPDEQEPPLPPPLSHQNKSWSYTQWSFAAAGATLWYALRTRDEQWYLAVVYLHSSRWACAVLGNALLAAAVATFQLTVRLFLPNGGLRVHEAEGLQDFFRWNVTETCLALTMFRSELTVQTAVEFVVLILCKCLHHVANMREQHVRMTQDAVVRWRPERIAPQASWPPLPAVPTAHWRILVFLGILQLGDLYALQYFGRDIAERGPSVNILFAFEAAILLVSAWSHLLLWHIYVGDGLLHFGHDHYPRSFVARWLHTWKEYKATLTFAVELQAQTVQFLFYLTFFAIVMTYYGVPINLFREVYVSFAALKDRLWAFLRYRQLMASMDRFDSVTDEELEQAGRDCIICRDEMKTHDCKALPVCRHLFHKSCLREWLVQQQTCPTCRSDIGANEVTQERRRAAQAAAQERQSADESTPSPATTSPDILSPADASGSVEPTSGAESPPTLTEEDGHDFETMLRHYQTTLQARIRQRSRPALVLPGLYQVTRSSGASVYTGAHDDATHQTPTVVRTVPRGVVVLALEGATLRFVGPEPVEAVRIPDGWMALADVEFRLAIGKEAPRSAI is encoded by the coding sequence ATGACGATCATACCGATGGACGACCatggcaacgacgacgaccacgacgAGCAACGACTCCAGCGTGAGCGCGAACGCGCCGTGGAGCAAATGCTCTGGGCACAGGAGCAAGCGGAACAACAAGACCAGAGACAATCGGCACACGATCCGAATCCAACACGTTTACCACCACCCGACGATCCTGCCGTACCCTTCCCTCCGCTCCCCGACGAACAAGAACCGCCCCTGCCTCCGCCATTGTCCCACCAAAATAAGTCCTGGTCCTACACGCAGTGGAGTTTCGCCGCCGCCGGAGCGACACTCTGGTACGCACTACGCACCCGGGACGAACAGTGGTATCTGGCCGTCGTCTATCTCCATTCCTCGCGGTGGGCGTGTGCCGTCCTCGGCAACGCGCTACTCGCCGCGGCCGTCGCCACTTTCCAACTCACCGTCCGTCTGTTCCTACCCAACGGAGGCTTGCGCGTACACGAAGCGGAAGGTTTGCAAGATTTCTTTCGTTGGAACGTGACGGAAACGTGTCTCGCCTTGACCATGTTCCGCTCCGAACTGACCGTGCAGACGGCGGTGGAATTTGTGGTCCTCATTCTCTGCAAGTGTCTACACCACGTGGCGAATATGCGGGAACAGCACGTCCGTATGACGCAGGATGCCGTGGTCCGGTGGCGTCCGGAACGGATCGCACCACAAGCCTCCTGGCCACCACTCCCCGCCGTGCCGACAGCGCACTGGAGGATCCTGGTCTTTTTGGGAATCCTCCAACTTGGTGATCTCTACGCACTCCAGTACTTTGGTCGGGACATTGCCGAGAGAGGACCCTCCGTCAATATACTCTTCGCCTTTGAAGCCGCCATTCTCCTGGTCTCGGCATGGAGTCACCTGTTGCTCTGGCATATATACGTAGGGGACGGATTGCTCCATTTTGGACACGACCACTATCCGCGCAGTTTCGTGGCGCGATGGCTCCATACCTGGAAAGAATACAAGGCCACCTTGACGTTTGCGGTCGAGTTGCAGGCACAAACCGTACAGTTCCTCTTCTATTTGACCTTTTTCGCCATTGTCATGACGTACTACGGCGTACCAATTAATCTGTTCCGGGAAGTATACGTTAGTTTTGCCGCACTCAAGGACCGGCTCTGGGCGTTTCTGCGCTACCGCCAGCTCATGGCCAGCATGGACCGCTTCGACAGCGTCACGGACGAGGAACTCGAACAAGCCGGTCGGGATTGCATTATTTGTCGAGACGAAATGAAAACGCACGACTGCAAAGCCCTGCCCGTATGCCGCCACCTATTCCACAAATCCTGTCTCCGCGAATGGCTCGTCCAACAACAAACCTGTCCCACCTGTCGGAGTGATATTGGTGCCAACGAGGTGACGCAAGAACGACGCCGTGCGGCACAAGCCGCAGCGCAAGAACGACAGTCCGCCGACGAATCAACACCGTCGCCCGCCACCACGTCACCAGATATTCTGTCACCCGCGGATGCGAGCGGTTCCGTGGAGCCAACGTCCGGGGCTGAATCCCCACCCACTCTCACCGAAGAAGACGGGCACGATTTCGAAACCATGCTCCGACACTATCAAACCACGCTACAAGCTCGGATTCGACAACGATCGCGGCCGGCTCTTGTCCTGCCCGGACTGTACCAGGTCACGCGATCAAGTGGTGCGTCCGTTTACACCGGTGCACACGACGATGCCACCCACCAAACGCCGACCGTGGTGAGAACCGTTCCCCGTGGCGTCGTCGTGCTGGCTCTCGAGGGAGCAACGCTACGGTTCGTTGGTCCCGAACCCGTCGAGGCCGTACGTATTCCAGATGGTTGGATGGCCCTGGCGGATGTAGAATTTCGGCTCGCCATTGGTAAAGAAGCACCACGCTCAGCAATTTAA
- a CDS encoding predicted protein, with protein THQSQLLVTDSCWNRVRTLAARKQQSLDDVYLRVFVDAGGCSGFTYQFELDQEALAADDVVFVQPHSDGNGTARVVVDETSLNYIRGSTINYVQEMIKSSFEVQENPQSESACGCGSSFALK; from the coding sequence ACTCACCAATCGCAATTGCTGGTCACCGATTCCTGCTGGAACCGTGTCCGCACCTTGGCGGCTCGCAAACAACAGAGTCTCGATGACGTCTATTTGCGCGTATTCGTCGACGCGGGGGGTTGTTCCGGATTCACCTACCAATTCGAATTGGACCAGGAAGCTCTCGCAGCGGATGACGTTGTCTTTGTGCAACCGCATAGCGACGGCAACGGTACCGCCCGCGTTGTGGTGGACGAAACCTCACTCAACTACATACGCGGATCTACCATTAATTACGTCCAGGAAATGATCAAGAGCAGCTTCGAGGTTCAGGAAAATCCACAGTCGGAATCGGCCTGTGGCTGCGGCAGTTCCTTTGCCCTCAAA
- a CDS encoding predicted protein, with protein sequence MSPNDSDTAAAAAPNNLLNKIGALPRLATDIAAETYLHHMEAGVDQDPILEQDMESPVQLLVFPVLPNSAFGNNIFSKVGAVPAVVAHHTNWYEDDEATLSDTNGSVPIKDFGISTPIG encoded by the coding sequence ATGTCACCAAATGATTCTGATACAGCAGCTGCGGCAGCACCCAACAACCTGCTCAACAAAATTGGTGCACTTCCAAGATTAGCAACAGATATTGCAGCAGAGACTTATTTGCATCATATGGAAGCAGGGGTTGATCAAGATCCAATTTTAGAACAAGACATGGAGTCACCGGTACAGCTACTAGTATTTCCAGTTCTGCCCAATTCTGCCTTTGGTAACAATATCTTTTCCAAGGTAGGAGCTGTCCCTGCTGTAGTAGCGCACCACACAAACTGGtatgaagatgatgaagctACTCTAAGTGatacaaatggcagtgtGCCAATCAAAGACTTTGGTATTTCCACACCTATTGGTTAA
- a CDS encoding predicted protein — MEHCQIYTFRLLLWIGLLARLREVLGFVGTTHSSNELYTVSLSHRVPSKNDRSCLHSKLQNIADEGAVERRDQLARTVSRRTRRGFFLTAATTTTTFFSSTVLATSPASAVTPPSYLVPTPPLTKDTYWPIGKVAFSLLPLAGTRTRRKTLQETVIPNLMWTHDQIQGIVNVNVPVRQIVVKLSNSSGGGLWVYNPVAPTPEMLRHMHSLEAQHGPVRHIVLGTVALEHKAAFCSFCRQYPNASAWVQPGQWSFPLNLPLSFYGLPQVGSNRLQELPTTINPSGSRNSLPEWAHDFDFETLGPFHFQSVGAFSETAFYHKSTHSLLVTDVVCSVTKDAPAIIQEDPRALLFHARNNAMELATDDAETRQRGWRRMVQFGLVFFPSQIEVKTVSQALRESQQVPSPMRNLGAGAIPGDTLYPWSWKDDTVDVPSFDAISQDGKLFCPPILTKLILDREPVATLAWVDRVTTRFGDMQRVVPCHL; from the coding sequence ATGGAGCACTGCCAAATATATACTTTTCGATTGCTTCTTTGGATTGGTTTGCTTGCTCGGTTACGAGAAGTCCTAGGCTTTGTCGGCACCACTCACAGTTCAAACGAGTTGTACACGGTTTCGCTTTCACATCGGGTTCCGTCTAAAAATGACAGAAGCTGTCTGCATTCAAAATTACAGAATATTGCCGATGAAGGCGCTGTCGAACGGAGGGATCAACTTGCTCGGACAGTGTCGCGTCGGACCCGTCGTGGTTTTTTTCTGActgcagcaacaacgacgacgacattttTCTCCTCTACTGTTCTCGCCACTTCTCCCGCTTCAGCCGTGACACCCCCTAGTTATCTGGTACCAACCCcgccattgacgaaagaCACCTACTGGCCAATCGGCAAGGTAGCCTTTTCTTTACTACCGTTGGCGGGTACTCGAACGAGAAGGAAAACGTTGCAAGAAACAGTGATTCCCAACCTTATGTGGACGCACGATCAGATTCAAGGTATTGTGAACGTCAACGTTCCCGTGCGGCAGATTGTGGTCAAACTCTCAAATTCAAGTGGCGGTGGACTGTGGGTGTACAATCCTGTCGCACCAACCCCAGAGATGCTCCGGCATATGCACTCGCTAGAAGCCCAGCACGGGCCTGTCCGCCATATAGTCTTGGGCACAGTGGCACTCGAACACAAGGCTGCTTTTTGCTCCTTTTGTCGACAATACCCCAACGCTAGCGCCTGGGTTCAACCAGGGCAATGGAGCTTTCCCCTTAACCTGCCTTTGTCTTTCTATGGACTGCCCCAAGTAGGAAGCAACCGTCTTCAAGAATTGCCTACTACCATCAACCCTTCCGGAAGTAGAAACTCACTGCCTGAATGGGCCCACGATTTTGATTTCGAAACACTGGGACCATTTCACTTTCAATCGGTTGGTGCTTTCTCTGAAACGGCATTCTACCACAAGTCCACACATTCTCTCCTGGTGACCGATGTTGTTTGTTCCGTTACCAAGGACGCACCTGCAATTATCCAGGAGGATCCCCGCGCCCTTCTGTTCCACGCGCGAAATAATGCTATGGAACTAGCAACAGACGATGCGGAAACACGCCAAAGGGGCTGGCGCCGTATGGTTCAGTTTGGACTAGTATTTTTCCCTTCGCAAATTGAAGTCAAAACCGTATCACAGGCCTTGCGGGAATCTCAACAAGTTCCATCCCCAATGCGGAATTTGGGAGCCGGTGCTATTCCTGGCGACACCCTGTATCCTTGGAGCTGGAAGGACGATACCGTCGATGTGCCTAGTTTTGATGCTATCTCCCAAGACGGTAAATTGTTTTGTCCACCTATTCTCACCAAGCTGATTCTAGATCGCGAGCCCGTGGCAACCCTGGCATGGGTTGATCGCGTCACGACCCGCTTCGGGGATATGCAACGGGTAGTTCCGTGTCACTTG
- a CDS encoding predicted protein, which yields MTNPMAELCGRAIGAVAAPVVECLDVDGVVRKVDVNSLLQRIDMNELLDKVDIDRLLDRVDLNRHVAKVDINSVLERVDVNDIVGRSDMGAIIAQSTTGVFSQVLDKLRTQLVVADLIFFRMRRFQWSHANGGRLPPSPGPTAINGPRAARCPKVRIDQAIAVQGHFTGFISKAVAIFLDTLFVTLSFAGIIIVLQLCWILFVRDTDADTVRKKVSRDTLWVFVMYCVYWVLCFFLTVLVTGQTLGMAIVGIKVVCSRTGEDVSLRQAMVRTAILPLTTTVLPILGIMGITRRDGRLLHDVVAGTGIVYAWDARMAKVRAVAMKRVHQTRAEHYQRGSSTDEAQEAEAAATGTNPGAALLEEVSYDDASMSEPSTSASFSYATFRGESS from the coding sequence ATGACCAATCCGATGGCGGAACTTTGCGGTCGAGCGATTGGAGCGGTTGCCGCTCCGGTGGTAGAATGTCTCGACGTGGACGGCGTCGTACGTAAAGTGGACGTGAACAGTCTGTTGCAACGTATAGACATGAATGAGTTGCTGGACAAGGTTGACATCGATCGGCTGTTAGATAGGGTTGATCTGAACCGACATGTTGCCAAAGTGGACATCAACTCGGTATTGGAGCGGGTAGACGTCAACGATATTGTTGGCCGGTCCGATATGGGAGCGATCATTGCGCAATCCACGACCGGCGTCTTTTCGCAGGTTCTGGACAAACTACGTACACAGCTGGTTGTGGCAGATTTGATTTTCTTTCGTATGCGCCGCTTCCAATGGAGCCACGCAAACGGTGGGCGCCTGCCGCCGTCTCCCGGTCCTACCGCTATCAATGGACCTCGCGCTGCTCGCTGTCCCAAAGTACGCATCGACCAAGCCATTGCCGTACAAGGTCACTTCACCGGCTTCATTTCCAAAGCCGTTGCGATATTTTTGGATACTTTGTTTGTAACACTCAGTTTTGCGGGCATTATCATTGTCCTACAACTCTGTTGGATTCTGTTTGTCAGGGATACGGACGCAGATACAGTACGGAAAAAAGTCAGTCGTGACACCCTGTGGGTTTTTGTCATGTACTGTGTATACTGGGTACTCTGCTTTTTCTTGACCGTCCTTGTTACCGGACAGACTCTCGGCATGGCCAttgtcggcatcaaggtCGTCTGCAGCCGCACCGGCGAGGATGTATCGCTGCGACAAGCGATGGTGCGCACCGCGATCCTACCTCTGACGACGACCGTGCTGCCCATATTGGGGATCATGGGAATAACCCGTCGCGACGGTCGCTTGTTGCACGATGTTGTGGCCGGAACGGGAATTGTGTACGCGTGGGATGCTCGCATGGCCAAGGTCCGTGCCGTTGCCATGAAACGCGTTCACCAGACTCGGGCGGAACACTACCAGCGGGGCAGCAGTACGGACGAAGCCCAAGAGGCCGAGGCCGCGGCCACGGGAACCAATCCAGGCGCAGCTTTGTTGGAAGAAGTTTCGTACGATGATGCCAGCATGAGTGAACCGTCGACGTCGGCTTCGTTCTCCTACGCCACTTTTCGAGGCGAATCGTCATGA
- a CDS encoding predicted protein, producing the protein MISNSDSLTETSKKRVSSPSSPTEADETNPFLASMKEDEYQRGFLTIGFITLLNASCNPLWHAAFANGGPSPFLLNAGVSVVALLGLLVGGPLLDRRTPTVSNLAATASAALPTEEAADSIPSNGDVVDPTSSPNANVQHVLGGMELGLWKFLGTTAHLYGLSLTTADHGAFLIQLTTLIVPVVQGLQGEKIPRQIQFAVGLALLGVYAFTQDPSGAATTAVAAQQQATGDALCVGAAVFYSFYDIQTFKWGKQVPRKQLVTTKVATQAALSVALCATVASGDTVDFFRANPDWATSGLLVPVILWSGLIVNALATFLQVGGMQAVGPTRAQTIFASQPLWSSMLAYAFLGETVGVQGAVGGCAFLFALFLAATAPQEPKTTQQSTS; encoded by the coding sequence ATGATTAGCAACTCGGACTCGTTGACGGAGACTAGCAAAAAACGTGTTTCCAGCCCGAGCAGTCCCACAGAAGCCGACGAAACGAACCCGTTCCTCGCGAGTATGAAAGAGGACGAATACCAGAGAGGCTTTCTGACTATCGGATTCATAACGCTTCTCAACGCCTCCTGTAATCCCCTATGGCACGCTGCCTTTGCTAACGGTGGTCCTTCACCATTTTTGTTGAATGCTGGAGTTAGTGTAGTTGCActgcttggccttttggtGGGTGGACCCTTGCTGGATCGACGAACACCCACCGTGTCCAATCTCGCGGCTACCGCCTCGGCAGCGTTGCCAACCGAGGAGGCTGCGGACAGCATTCCCTCGAACGGAGACGTTGTCGACCCAACGTCCTCTCCCAACGCGAACGTACAACACGTCTTGGGTGGTATGGAGCTCGGCCTTTGGAAGTTCCTCGGCACAACCGCACACCTCTACGGATTGAGTCTCACCACGGCCGATCACGGGGCCTTTTTGATCCAACTCACCACACTGATTGTTCCCGTGGTGCAAGGGCTGCAGGGTGAAAAAATTCCCCGACAGATTCAGTTCGCTGTTGGGCTAGCCTTGCTCGGAGTTTACGCCTTTACCCAGGACCCCAGTGGAGCCGCCACCACAGCGGTTGCTGCTCAACAGCAGGCTACCGGAGACGCCCTCTGCGTGGGCGCCGCCGTCTTTTACAGCTTTTACGATATTCAGACCTTCAAATGGGGCAAGCAAGTACCTCGTAAACAACTCGTCACCACCAAGGTTGCTACGCAGGCGGCCTTGTCCGTCGCCCTCTGCGCCACCGTCGCCAGTGGTGACACGGTCGACTTTTTCCGGGCCAACCCGGATTGGGCCACGTCCGGTCTCCTCGTACCCGTTATTTTATGGAGCGGACTTATTGTCAACGCACTCGCAACCTTTCTACAAGTTGGCGGCATGCAGGCGGTCGGTCCGACCCGAGCCCAAACCATTTTTGCCTCCCAGCCTTTGTGGAGCAGTATGCTGGCGTACGCGTTTCTGGGGGAAACCGTCGGGGTCCAGGGAGCCGTCGGCGGTTGTGCCTTTTTGTTCGCACTCTTCTTGGCCGCTACCGCACCACAAGAGCCCAAGACTACCCAACAGTCAACGTCGTAA
- a CDS encoding predicted protein gives MGLGSNLSSSPLGRSVHHSSSDSTLRSPPRTTRTTVRHSTACARSSPTSVALVPTTYPSPTAHHQQQQHHYSVSASHCHRMPHPQSPPPRFWLQSFVPSSFFSSFSSFSLFSARPMSRRRLRRSRPNALLLYSLVAWGTLLVSCWTIFVILSPPQSASVPPNPLPHHSVALLRQASTELRTSSTGQRRQVTTVQVPDLSSWRNTHGVVHVVQTRFMQYQPNLLDLGHARLEIFQALTLPSVRAQSSQEFLWLIRTDPALHPTLRTALCHVLRDVPNVILVASNENPEGFRADDAVADVSDDSVWVGHADTVRAYHAAAQTHVLLETRLDADDGLETHVLENLQRQAATALVHAPAVGWRVWCASSHLEYQHYNVWDAGDVRGAIVGIKTSYCVTPGLTWGYAVGVVPHKVESKHDRIHKRVPACTEASAENARVTGCLTRIQNGRHPAAVRARSPTSAGMANLILDATMTQSGNAAATMHKHNLQKLQKSRWKTLQDDLWLTLPLVFGIVPARVWQAREYLEAHMVNIVRDNLAGQCTKGHSCKELSKQALQVLLDMYEADQAEPEPEQL, from the coding sequence ATGGGACTTGGTTCCAACTTATCGTCGTCTCCGCTCGGTAGGAGCGTTCACCATTCTTCGAGTGATTCGACGTTGCGGAGTCCCCCACGGACGACTCGGACTACCGTCCGGCATTCCACGGCGTGTGCGCGTTCCTCTCCCACCAGCGTTGCTCTGGTTCCGACGACGTATCCGTCTCCTACTGctcatcatcaacaacaacaacatcactACTCCGTCAGTGCGAGTCATTGCCACCGCATGCCGCATCCCCAatcaccaccaccgcgtTTCTGGCTCCAGTCATTCGTTCCATCCTCCTTCTTCTCTTCcttctcttctttttctctctTTTCCGCACGTCCCATGAGCCGACGAAGACTGCGGAGATCGCGACCCAACGCTCTGCTATTGTACAGTCTCGTAGCCTGGGGGACGCTACTCGTCTCGTGTTGGACCATCTTTGTTATACTCTCACCGCCACAATCCGCATCCGTACCTCCCAATCCGCTACCACACCATTCCGTCGCACTCCTGCGGCAGGCCTCCACCGAACTGCGGACATCGTCAACGGGACAACGGCGTCAAGTCACCACAGTCCAAGTCCCCGACCTGTCCTCCTGGCGCAACACACACGGCGTAGTACACGTCGTACAAACACGCTTTATGCAGTACCAACCCAACTTGTTGGATCTGGGTCATGCCCGTTTGGAAATATTCCAAGCCCTTACCCTGCCTTCCGTCCGCGCCCAGTCCTCGCAAGAGTTCCTGTGGCTCATTCGCACCGACCCGGCCTTGCACCCAACCTTGCGTACCGCACTCTGTCACGTCCTGCGGGACGTCCCCAACGTCATTCTGGTCGCCTCCAACGAAAACCCCGAAGGCTTCCGCgcggacgacgccgtcgcggaCGTCAGCGACGATTCCGTCTGGGTCGGCCACGCCGACACGGTCCGGGCCTACCACGCCGCGGCACAAACCCACGTTCTGTTGGAAACACGActcgacgccgacgacggcCTCGAAACACACGTCCTCGAGAATTTGCAACGCCAGGCCGCCACCGCGCTCGTGCACGCACCGGCCGTGGGATGGCGCGTCTGGTGCGCCTCGAGTCACCTGGAATACCAACACTACAACGTGTGGGACGCTGGGGACGTCCGGGGAGCCATTGTGGGGATCAAAACATCCTACTGCGTCACTCCCGGCTTGACTTGGGGCTACGCGGTTGGTGTCGTCCCGCACAAGGTCGAATCGAAACACGATCGCATACACAAACGTGTCCCGGCCTGTACGGAGGCATCGGCCGAGAACGCCCGTGTTACGGGCTGTCTGACCCGCATACAGAACGGACGGCATCCGGCCGCGGTGCGCGCGCGGTCGCCCACCAGTGCCGGCATGGCCAATCTAATACTCGACGCCACCATGACACAAAGCGGCAACGCTGCCGCCACGATGCACAAACACAACCTACAGAAATTGCAAAAATCGCGTTGGAAAACGTTGCAGGACGATTTGTGGCTCACACTGCCCCTAGTGTTTGGGATTGTACCTGCACGGGTGTGGCAAGCCCGGGAATATCTAGAAGCTCACATGGTTAATATTGTGCGCGATAATCTGGCCGGACAGTGTACCAAGGGACACAGTTGCAAGGAATTGAGTAAACAGGCACTACAAGTTCTGTTGGATATGTACGAGGCCGACCAGGCGGAACCGGAACCCGAACAGCTGTAA
- a CDS encoding predicted protein: MAFGLRPDNRIALLLLIAKSATSFYIAPTKVLRASLFNSRRPPLSRRTALIDPGQGLESIQTTINGLPLLLPSYIHDIFAAEDHPFRYAFMFPTVMAVSITCQSAGIGGAALLSPILLLIFPLLGPEYPLQTAAAAIASALLTECFGFLSGLSGYWRRGLVDWGVAFKFLGLALPTSFAGALLEPSLAGETTFLRILYSTLMLTLCAFLLFSEKPVALSEECDFSTQEDPIIRTKTAVDGTVFTYLEPDKLTWKTIGATTAGASLTGLLGVGIGEVILPQLVRISCMPLPVAAGTSVAVVVLTALTAATVQFSVLANELMILSPDLTLQAALGQVVPWNLVQYTVPGAVVGGQVAPYLASKRVLDDETIESIVAALFGIIGVAFAAKVVLSG; the protein is encoded by the coding sequence ATGGCTTTTGGATTGCGCCCAGACAATCGCATTGCACTGCTCTTGCTCATCGCCAAATCGGCTACCTCGTTCTACATAGCGCCGACAAAAGTCCTCCGTGCCTCTCTTTTCAATTCGAGAAGACCGCCACTATCTAGGCGGACGGCTCTCATAGATCCCGGCCAAGGTCTGGAATCCATACAGACTACAATAAATGGCCTCCCTTTGCTTCTTCCCAGCTACATTCATGACATTTTTGCTGCCGAGGATCACCCGTTTCGATATGCTTTCATGTTTCCTACGGTAATGGCTGTGTCTATTACGTGCCAGTCCGCGGGCATCGGCGGAGCTGCTCTGCTGAGCCCTATTTTGCTTTTAATATTTCCGTTGCTAGGCCCCGAGTATCCTTTACAAACCGCAGCCGCCGCGATTGCCAGTGCCCTATTGACTGAATGTTTCGGCTTTCTATCGGGCCTTTCCGGCTATTGGCGGCGAGGGCTGGTCGACTGGGGAGTTGCCTTTAAGTTCTTGGGATTGGCCCTACCCACGTCCTTTGCTGGAGCGCTGTTGGAGCCTTCGCTGGCGGGAGAAACGACGTTTCTGCGAATCTTGTACTCTACGCTCATGTTGACACTCTGTGCATTTCTACTGTTCAGCGAAAAACCAGTAGCACTTAGCGAGGAGTGCGATTTTTCAACACAAGAAGACCCAATAATCCGCACGAAAACGGCTGTCGACGGCACAGTTTTTACCTATCTCGAGCCAGACAAGTTAACGTGGAAAACAATTGGAGCAACTACCGCTGGAGCTTCGCTTACTGGTCtacttggtgttggaatCGGTGAAGTGATTTTACCACAACTGGTACGAATATCTTGCATGCCGCTGCCGGTCGCTGCTGGTACATCAGTGGCTGTAGTAGTCCTGACAGCGCTGACGGCCGCCACTGTGCAATTCTCAGTCCTGGCCAATGAACTCATGATCCTGAGCCCAGATTTGACGCTTCAGGCGGCTCTTGGGCAAGTGGTACCTTGGAATTTGGTGCAGTACACGGTGCCTGGTGCTGTAGTGGGCGGACAAGTCGCACCCTATCTAGCTTCCAAACGTGTCTTGGACGATGAGACTATCGAGTCCATCGTGGCGGCACTGTTTGGTATTATAGGCGTAGCGTTTGCTGCGAAAGTAGTGCTTTCGGGGTAA
- a CDS encoding predicted protein — protein MRQHSCILIVTKAAKTTQVLFRFLCLCFMTNMSLASHTSNHAVIVGSSRYWFNYRHEVNALSIYTLLKDNGFRDENIVLMLADEYAINPRNVLKNVMYPGNRKRSLYDKTTEIDYRGEDVTVQNLVLALTGRQRKGLAQLQSDRDSHILIYLTGHGGDQFFKFQDVEELLATEIASTLDQMHRDGLYGQVLLVADTCQAFTLGDKITAPNVTVIGSSLRDESSYAHHSDMEIGLASIERYTHTFMEYVRANGTSHSLQQSMVDAYPFLVQRAHIGARDDLSPRKLSQVPLSDFF, from the coding sequence ATGAGACAGCACTCCTGTATTTTAATCGTTACAAAAGCGGCAAAGACAACACAAGTGCTATTCCGCTTCCTTTGTCTTTGCTTCATGACGAACATGTCGTTGGCTAGCCACACGTCCAATCATGCCGTCATTGTGGGTTCATCACGCTACTGGTTTAATTATCGCCACGAAGTCAATGCGTTGTCGATCTACACTCTCTTAAAAGACAACGGATTTCGCGACGAGAACATTGTCCTTATGCTCGCGGACGAATATGCTATTAACCCACGCAACGTTTTGAAAAACGTGATGTACCCTGGAAATCGTAAACGATCCTTGTACGATAAGACCACAGAAATAGACTACCGCGGTGAGGATGTAACCGTACAAAACTTGGTCTTGGCTTTGACAGGACGGCAACGCAAAGGACTCGCCCAGCTACAGTCGGATCGCGATAGTCACATTTTGATCTACTTGACGGGACACGGTGGAGATCAATTTTTCAAATTCCAAGATGTGGAAGAACTGCTGGCAACGGAAATTGCCTCGACGCTGGATCAGATGCATCGAGACGGATTGTACGGGCAGGTCCTTTTGGTGGCCGACACGTGTCAAGCGTTTACGCTCGGTGACAAAATAACGGCTCCCAATGTCACCGTGATTGGGAGTTCACTCCGGGACGAGTCGTCGTACGCACATCACTCTGACATGGAAATTGGGCTTGCTTCAATTGAGCGATACACGCACACTTTTATGGAGTACGTACGGGCCAACGGGACATCGCATAGCCTTCAACAGTCCATGGTGGACGCGTATCCATTTTTAGTACAGCGGGCCCACATCGGGGCTAGGGATGATCTGTCTCCGCGCAAACTTTCGCAAGTACCGCTGTCGGATTTTTTT